From the Pseudomonas putida genome, one window contains:
- the cydB gene encoding cytochrome d ubiquinol oxidase subunit II, translating to MGIDLPLIWAVIIIFGVMMYVVMDGFDLGIGMLFPFVKGERDRDVMMNTVAPVWDGNETWLVLGGAGLFGAFPMAYAVVLEALYLPLILMLIGLIFRGVAFEFRFKATAEKRHIWDKAFIWGSLIATFFQGVALGAFLEGFKVVDRHFAGGTLDWLTPFSLFCGLGLIVAYTLLGCTWLIMKTEGDLQLRMHDLARPLALVLLAVIGIVSLWTPIAYPQIADRWFSMPNLFWFMPVPLLVLVTFYGLLKAVARNAHYTPFLLTLVLIFLGYSGLGISLWPNIIPPTISIWDAAAPPQSQGFMLVGTLFILPFILMYTFWSYYVFRGKVTHEDGYH from the coding sequence ATGGGTATCGACCTTCCGCTGATCTGGGCCGTGATCATCATCTTCGGCGTCATGATGTACGTAGTGATGGATGGTTTCGACCTGGGCATCGGCATGCTCTTCCCCTTCGTCAAGGGCGAGCGTGACCGCGATGTGATGATGAATACCGTCGCGCCCGTCTGGGACGGCAACGAAACCTGGCTGGTGCTGGGCGGCGCCGGGTTGTTCGGCGCGTTCCCGATGGCCTATGCCGTGGTGCTCGAAGCGCTGTACCTGCCGTTGATCCTCATGCTGATCGGCCTGATCTTCCGCGGCGTGGCGTTCGAGTTCCGCTTCAAGGCCACCGCCGAGAAGCGCCACATCTGGGACAAGGCCTTCATCTGGGGCTCGCTGATCGCTACGTTCTTCCAGGGCGTGGCGCTGGGCGCCTTCCTCGAAGGCTTCAAGGTGGTCGACCGGCACTTCGCCGGTGGCACCCTCGACTGGCTGACGCCATTCAGCCTGTTCTGCGGCCTTGGGCTGATCGTCGCCTACACCCTGCTGGGCTGTACCTGGCTGATCATGAAGACCGAAGGCGACCTGCAGTTGAGGATGCACGACCTCGCCCGGCCGCTGGCGCTGGTGCTGCTGGCTGTGATCGGTATCGTCAGCCTGTGGACCCCGATCGCTTATCCACAGATTGCCGACCGCTGGTTCAGCATGCCCAACCTGTTCTGGTTCATGCCGGTGCCGCTGCTGGTGCTGGTGACCTTCTACGGCTTGCTCAAGGCAGTGGCGCGCAATGCGCACTACACGCCGTTCCTGCTCACCCTGGTGTTGATATTCCTGGGCTACAGCGGGCTGGGCATCAGCCTTTGGCCGAACATCATCCCGCCGACGATCTCGATCTGGGATGCAGCAGCGCCGCCACAGAGCCAGGGCTTCATGCTGGTGGGCACGTTGTTCATCCTGCCGTTCATCCTCATGTACACCTTCTGGAGCTACTACGTGTTCCGCGGCAAGGTGACCCATGAAGACGGCTATCACTAG
- a CDS encoding ferredoxin--NADP reductase — MTPSADKFTRQTLLDVQPLTPNLFSLRVTRDPGFRFRAGQFARLGVTKADGSAVWRAYSMVSAPHDEYLDFFSIVVPGGEFTSELSRLGEGDNLLIDRQAFGYLTLDRFVGGRDLWLLATGTGIAPFMSILQDFEAWERFDNIKLVYSVREAKELAYVDDIAALEQREYLAEFAGKLQFIPVVTREQHPGALNARITTLIENGELEKAAGLELSPEHSRIMLCGNPEMIDETRKVLKARDLQLSLSKRPGQVAVENYW; from the coding sequence ATGACCCCCAGTGCCGACAAGTTTACCCGCCAGACCTTGCTCGACGTCCAGCCGCTGACGCCAAACCTGTTCAGCCTGCGGGTTACGCGTGATCCAGGGTTTCGCTTCCGGGCCGGCCAGTTTGCCCGGCTGGGCGTGACCAAGGCCGATGGCAGCGCGGTCTGGCGTGCCTATTCGATGGTCAGCGCCCCCCATGACGAATACCTCGACTTCTTTTCAATCGTGGTTCCGGGTGGCGAATTCACCAGTGAGCTGAGCCGCTTGGGCGAGGGCGATAACCTGTTGATCGACCGTCAGGCGTTCGGCTATCTGACCCTCGACCGCTTCGTCGGCGGTCGCGACCTGTGGCTGCTGGCGACCGGTACTGGCATTGCGCCCTTCATGTCGATCCTGCAGGACTTCGAGGCCTGGGAGCGCTTCGACAACATCAAGCTGGTGTACTCGGTTCGCGAGGCGAAAGAGCTGGCGTATGTAGATGACATCGCCGCGCTGGAGCAGCGGGAATACCTGGCCGAGTTCGCTGGCAAGCTGCAGTTCATTCCGGTGGTTACCCGTGAGCAGCACCCGGGGGCATTGAATGCGCGTATCACCACGCTGATCGAGAATGGCGAGCTGGAAAAGGCGGCGGGCCTGGAGCTGTCGCCTGAGCATTCGCGGATCATGCTCTGCGGCAACCCTGAGATGATCGACGAGACACGCAAGGTGCTCAAGGCGCGTGACCTGCAACTGAGCCTGAGCAAGCGGCCGGGGCAGGTGGCAGTGGAAAACTACTGGTAA
- a CDS encoding methyltransferase — protein sequence MPLLTTPYAELDLIRQPDQANDPLQAFDAADEYLLEQLHGQGLDAGSRVLVLNDSFGALAASLADHLQVVSSGDSHLAHMALEKNLTRNGKAFDSVPFVPASEHWQGPFDRVLVRVPKTLALLEEQLIRLQGHLAPGAQVIAGAMIKHLPRAAGDLMEKYIGPVQASLAQKKARLLTATVADRPAARSPYPTRYQLDTPALELVNHANVFCREGLDIGTRAFLPHLPRNLGNARVADLGCGNGVLAIASALANPDAHFTLVDESYMAVQSAQENWQAALGERLVTVLPGDGLAGVEKQSLEVVLCNPPFHQQQVVGDFLAWRMFQQAREALVVGGALYIVGNRHLGYHSKLARLFRGVEQVAATPKFVILKARK from the coding sequence ATGCCCCTGTTGACCACTCCCTACGCCGAACTCGACCTGATCCGCCAGCCGGACCAGGCCAACGACCCGCTGCAAGCCTTCGATGCCGCCGATGAATACCTGCTCGAACAGCTGCATGGGCAGGGCCTGGACGCCGGCAGCCGGGTGCTGGTGCTCAACGACAGCTTCGGCGCCCTGGCGGCCAGCCTGGCCGATCATCTGCAGGTAGTCAGCAGCGGCGACTCGCACCTGGCGCACATGGCGCTGGAGAAAAACCTGACGCGTAATGGCAAGGCGTTCGACAGCGTGCCCTTCGTGCCGGCCAGCGAGCACTGGCAGGGCCCGTTCGACCGCGTGCTGGTGCGCGTGCCGAAGACCCTCGCGCTACTTGAAGAACAGCTGATCCGCCTGCAAGGTCACCTGGCACCCGGCGCCCAGGTGATTGCCGGTGCCATGATCAAGCACCTGCCGCGCGCGGCCGGTGACCTGATGGAAAAGTACATCGGCCCGGTACAGGCTTCGCTGGCACAGAAAAAGGCCCGCTTGCTGACAGCCACAGTTGCCGACCGCCCTGCCGCAAGGTCGCCCTACCCGACCCGCTACCAACTCGACACGCCGGCACTGGAGCTGGTCAACCATGCCAATGTGTTCTGCCGCGAGGGCCTGGATATCGGCACCCGTGCCTTCCTGCCCCACTTGCCGCGCAACCTGGGCAATGCCCGGGTAGCCGACCTGGGCTGCGGCAACGGCGTGCTGGCCATTGCCAGCGCACTGGCCAACCCGGACGCGCATTTCACTCTGGTCGATGAATCGTACATGGCGGTGCAGTCGGCGCAGGAGAACTGGCAAGCGGCTCTGGGTGAGCGGCTGGTAACGGTCTTGCCGGGAGATGGCCTGGCCGGGGTGGAAAAACAGTCGCTGGAAGTAGTGCTGTGCAATCCACCGTTCCACCAGCAGCAGGTGGTGGGTGACTTCCTCGCCTGGCGCATGTTCCAGCAGGCGCGCGAGGCACTGGTGGTGGGCGGTGCGCTGTACATCGTCGGCAACCGCCACTTGGGCTACCACAGCAAGCTGGCGCGGTTGTTCCGTGGCGTGGAGCAGGTAGCTGCAACCCCGAAATTCGTGATCCTCAAGGCGCGTAAATAA
- a CDS encoding DUF2474 domain-containing protein: MMTGKHGLEEKKPLWQRLGWLVLIWAMSVAALGVAAWVMRLFMGAAGLTTH; this comes from the coding sequence ATGATGACCGGTAAACATGGCCTGGAAGAGAAGAAACCGCTGTGGCAGCGGCTGGGTTGGCTGGTGCTGATCTGGGCGATGAGCGTGGCGGCCCTGGGCGTGGCGGCCTGGGTGATGCGCCTGTTCATGGGGGCCGCTGGCCTGACCACCCATTGA
- the mscL gene encoding large-conductance mechanosensitive channel protein MscL translates to MGMISEFKAFAVKGNVVDMAVGIIIGAAFGKIVSSFVGDVVMPPLGLLIGGVDFSDLAITLKAAEGDVPAVVLAYGKFIQTVIDFLIVAFAIFMGVKAINRLKREEAVAPTTPPVPTPQETLLTEIRDLLKAQNQNRLP, encoded by the coding sequence ATGGGCATGATCAGTGAGTTCAAGGCCTTCGCGGTCAAAGGCAATGTCGTCGACATGGCGGTCGGTATCATCATCGGCGCGGCCTTCGGCAAGATCGTCTCGTCCTTCGTCGGTGACGTGGTCATGCCACCACTGGGCCTGCTGATCGGCGGCGTCGACTTCAGTGACCTGGCAATCACCCTGAAGGCTGCCGAAGGTGATGTGCCCGCAGTGGTACTGGCCTACGGCAAGTTCATCCAGACCGTGATCGACTTCCTCATCGTCGCGTTCGCCATCTTCATGGGCGTGAAGGCAATCAACCGCCTCAAGCGCGAAGAAGCCGTGGCACCGACCACGCCGCCAGTCCCCACCCCGCAGGAAACCCTGCTGACCGAGATCCGCGACCTGCTCAAGGCGCAGAACCAGAATCGGTTGCCCTGA
- a CDS encoding MFS transporter has protein sequence MSDSAPQLLRHHRPFVAFWLARVFTASGFQMLTVAIGWHLYQLTGNVLDLGLVGLVEFAPRVLFMLHTGHVADRYDRRKVAALCQSLQGLIALALAVGSATDNVSRELIFVLAFLLGATRSFEMPATQALLPNVVPQGLFPRAVAASASATQAATIVAPAVGGFLYAFGSIWVYGPTVALYAIACLLMLSLDSRQQVPQRGRASIESLMAGIRFIRSRPDILGAISLDLFAVLLGGATALLPVFAKDILLTGPWGLGLLRSAPAVGALLMSLWLARFPVERKVGRTMFTAVGLFGVATIAFGLSTSFWFSLAVLVVLGAADMISMVIRGAFVQLETPDEMRGRVSAVNGLFIGASNQLGEFESGVTAHWFGTVPAVVLGGVGTLVVTGLWIRLFPTLAKRDRLHNG, from the coding sequence ATGTCCGATTCCGCACCGCAGCTGTTGCGTCATCACCGCCCTTTCGTCGCCTTCTGGCTGGCCCGGGTGTTCACCGCCAGCGGCTTCCAGATGCTCACCGTGGCCATTGGCTGGCACCTCTACCAGCTGACCGGCAATGTGCTCGACCTGGGCTTGGTCGGCCTGGTCGAATTCGCCCCGCGGGTGCTGTTCATGCTGCACACCGGGCACGTCGCCGACCGCTATGACCGGCGCAAGGTCGCGGCGCTGTGCCAGAGCCTGCAGGGGCTGATCGCCCTGGCGCTGGCCGTGGGCAGCGCCACCGACAACGTCAGCCGCGAGCTGATCTTCGTCCTGGCCTTCCTGCTCGGTGCCACCCGCTCGTTCGAGATGCCGGCGACTCAGGCGCTGCTGCCCAACGTGGTGCCGCAGGGGCTGTTCCCGCGGGCGGTGGCGGCCTCGGCCTCGGCGACCCAGGCGGCCACCATCGTCGCCCCGGCCGTGGGTGGCTTCCTGTACGCCTTCGGCAGCATCTGGGTGTACGGCCCGACCGTCGCCTTGTACGCCATCGCTTGCCTGTTGATGCTCAGCCTCGACTCGCGCCAGCAGGTGCCTCAACGCGGCCGCGCCAGTATCGAGTCGCTGATGGCCGGGATCCGCTTCATCCGCAGCCGGCCCGACATCCTCGGGGCCATCTCGCTGGACCTGTTCGCCGTGTTGCTCGGTGGCGCCACCGCCCTGCTGCCGGTGTTTGCCAAGGACATCCTGCTCACCGGCCCGTGGGGCCTGGGCCTGCTGCGCTCAGCGCCGGCGGTCGGGGCACTGCTGATGTCGCTGTGGCTGGCGCGCTTCCCGGTCGAGCGCAAGGTCGGCCGCACCATGTTCACCGCCGTCGGCCTGTTTGGCGTGGCAACCATCGCCTTCGGCCTGTCGACCTCGTTCTGGTTTTCGCTGGCGGTGCTGGTGGTGCTGGGCGCGGCGGACATGATCAGCATGGTGATCCGCGGTGCCTTCGTGCAGCTGGAGACGCCGGACGAGATGCGCGGGCGGGTGAGCGCGGTGAACGGGTTGTTCATCGGTGCTTCGAACCAGTTGGGTGAATTCGAGTCCGGGGTGACGGCGCACTGGTTTGGCACGGTGCCGGCGGTGGTGCTGGGAGGGGTCGGTACACTGGTGGTGACGGGGCTGTGGATAAGACTGTTCCCCACCCTGGCCAAGCGGGACCGTTTGCACAACGGTTGA
- a CDS encoding cytochrome ubiquinol oxidase subunit I: MFGIEALELARMQFAFTVSFHILFPAITIGLASYLAVLEGLWLRTHEQVYRDLYHFWSKIFAVNFGMGVVSGLVMAYQFGTNWSRFSDFAGSITGPLLTYEVLTAFFLEAGFLGVMLFGWNRVGRGLHFFSTVMVALGTLVSTFWILASNSWMQTPQGHEIIDGRVVPVDWFAVVFNPSFPYRLMHMATAAFVSTAFFVGASAAWHLLRGRDNPAVRKMLSMAMWMALVVAPIQAVIGDFHGLNTLKHQPVKIAAIEGHWENVPGEPTPLILFGIPDMKAETTRFKVEIPALGSLILTHSLDKQVPAMKEFPPEDRPNSTIVFWSFRIMVGLGFLMIFVGLWSLWLRKRGTLYTSRPFLHLALWMGPSGLIALLAGWFTTEIGRQPWVVYGLMRTADGVSNHSYAQLGFTLVAFVVVYFALFGTGLGYMMRLVRKGPQTGEGDEANPGGPGTKRTPARPLSAADDSADANSTSLSKGN; encoded by the coding sequence ATGTTCGGAATAGAGGCCTTAGAGCTCGCCCGAATGCAGTTTGCCTTTACCGTGTCGTTCCACATCCTGTTCCCGGCCATCACCATTGGCCTGGCGAGCTACCTGGCAGTCCTCGAAGGCCTCTGGCTGCGGACCCACGAGCAGGTCTACCGTGACCTCTACCACTTCTGGTCGAAGATCTTCGCCGTCAACTTCGGCATGGGCGTGGTCTCCGGCCTGGTCATGGCCTACCAGTTCGGCACCAACTGGAGCCGCTTCTCCGACTTTGCCGGCTCCATCACCGGCCCTTTGCTCACCTATGAAGTGCTCACCGCCTTCTTCCTCGAGGCAGGTTTCCTGGGCGTCATGCTGTTTGGCTGGAACCGCGTTGGCCGTGGCCTGCACTTCTTTTCCACGGTAATGGTCGCGCTCGGCACCCTGGTCTCGACCTTCTGGATTCTCGCCTCCAACAGCTGGATGCAGACCCCTCAGGGCCACGAGATCATCGATGGCCGGGTGGTGCCGGTGGACTGGTTTGCGGTGGTATTCAACCCGTCGTTCCCCTATCGCCTGATGCACATGGCCACTGCTGCCTTTGTGTCCACGGCCTTCTTCGTCGGCGCTTCGGCGGCCTGGCACCTGCTGCGCGGGCGTGACAACCCGGCGGTGCGCAAGATGCTGTCGATGGCCATGTGGATGGCCCTGGTCGTCGCCCCGATCCAGGCGGTGATCGGTGACTTCCACGGCCTCAACACGCTCAAGCACCAGCCTGTGAAGATCGCCGCGATCGAAGGCCACTGGGAGAACGTGCCCGGTGAGCCGACCCCGTTGATCCTGTTCGGCATCCCCGACATGAAGGCCGAAACCACCCGTTTCAAGGTCGAGATCCCGGCGCTCGGCAGCCTGATCCTGACCCACAGCCTGGACAAGCAGGTGCCGGCGATGAAGGAGTTCCCGCCTGAGGACCGGCCCAACTCGACCATCGTGTTCTGGTCGTTCCGGATCATGGTCGGGCTCGGCTTCCTGATGATCTTCGTCGGCCTGTGGAGCCTGTGGCTGCGCAAGCGCGGCACCCTCTACACCTCGCGGCCGTTCCTGCATCTTGCGCTGTGGATGGGGCCTTCCGGGCTGATCGCGCTGCTCGCTGGGTGGTTCACCACCGAGATCGGCCGCCAGCCGTGGGTGGTGTATGGCCTGATGCGCACCGCCGATGGTGTGTCCAACCACAGTTATGCACAGCTCGGCTTCACCCTGGTGGCGTTCGTGGTGGTGTACTTCGCCCTGTTCGGCACCGGCCTTGGCTACATGATGCGCCTGGTGCGCAAAGGCCCGCAGACTGGCGAAGGTGACGAAGCCAACCCCGGTGGCCCTGGCACCAAGCGCACGCCGGCACGGCCGTTGTCTGCCGCCGATGACAGTGCTGATGCCAATTCCACCAGCCTGAGCAAGGGGAACTGA
- the pcaG gene encoding protocatechuate 3,4-dioxygenase subunit alpha, translating to MPIELLPETPSQTAGPYVHIGLALEAAGNPTRDQEIWNRLAKPDAAGEHILLIGQVYDGNGHLVRDSFLELWQADANGQYQDAYNLENAFNSFGRTATTFDAGEWTVHTVKPGVVNNAAGVPMAPHINISLFARGINIHLHTRLYFDDEADANAKCPVLNLIEQPQRRETLIAKRCEVDGKTAYRFDIRIQGEGETVFFDF from the coding sequence ATGCCAATCGAACTGCTGCCGGAAACCCCCTCGCAGACCGCCGGCCCCTACGTACACATCGGCTTGGCCCTGGAAGCGGCCGGCAACCCGACCCGCGACCAGGAAATCTGGAACCGCCTGGCCAAGCCAGACGCTGCGGGCGAGCACATCCTGCTGATCGGCCAGGTGTATGACGGCAACGGCCACCTCGTGCGTGATTCGTTCCTGGAACTGTGGCAGGCCGATGCCAATGGCCAGTACCAGGATGCCTACAACCTGGAAAACGCCTTCAACAGCTTCGGCCGCACCGCCACCACCTTCGATGCCGGCGAGTGGACCGTGCACACGGTCAAGCCTGGAGTGGTGAACAATGCTGCGGGTGTGCCAATGGCGCCGCATATCAACATCAGCCTGTTTGCCCGGGGGATCAACATCCACCTGCATACGCGCCTGTATTTCGATGATGAGGCGGACGCCAATGCCAAGTGCCCGGTGCTCAACCTGATCGAGCAGCCGCAGCGTCGCGAGACATTGATTGCCAAGCGTTGCGAGGTAGATGGGAAAACGGCATATCGCTTCGATATCCGTATTCAGGGGGAAGGGGAGACGGTCTTCTTCGACTTCTGA
- a CDS encoding autoinducer binding domain-containing protein, whose product MLQWNHEHLHQLISESTPQKVFDLAVHLAQDLDMKFLGLKVRIQLAAQSPRQFLYSNYPVAWIERYQRDDFYKRDAAATRSHSSTLPVLWTDDLYHEVPDFREQACAHGLRHGWTQSLHDLQHNESQVSICRPSKEVSIAELYDKSCKVQWLCHSLHAIISEYHLDKLSTPLKMSEREIEVLKWSAAGKTAADVACILMLSQSTVNFHIRSVITKTNAANKAGAIAIAMMRGLIEQ is encoded by the coding sequence ATGCTTCAGTGGAATCATGAGCATCTCCATCAGCTGATAAGCGAAAGCACACCGCAAAAGGTTTTTGATCTCGCTGTGCACCTGGCGCAAGACCTCGACATGAAGTTCCTGGGGCTGAAAGTGCGCATTCAACTGGCAGCCCAATCGCCACGGCAGTTCCTCTACAGCAACTATCCAGTCGCGTGGATCGAGCGCTACCAGCGCGACGATTTCTACAAGCGGGACGCAGCGGCGACCCGAAGCCATAGCTCGACCTTGCCGGTATTGTGGACCGACGACCTGTACCACGAAGTACCCGACTTCCGCGAGCAGGCTTGCGCACACGGGCTGCGCCATGGCTGGACGCAGTCCTTGCATGACCTTCAGCATAATGAGAGCCAAGTCAGCATTTGCAGGCCCAGCAAAGAGGTGAGCATCGCCGAGCTGTACGACAAATCCTGCAAGGTGCAATGGCTGTGCCACAGCCTGCACGCGATCATCAGCGAATATCACCTGGACAAACTCAGCACACCGTTGAAAATGAGCGAGCGCGAAATCGAAGTGCTGAAGTGGTCGGCTGCCGGCAAGACCGCCGCCGACGTTGCCTGCATCCTGATGCTGTCGCAAAGCACGGTGAACTTCCACATTCGCAGTGTGATCACCAAGACCAACGCCGCCAACAAGGCCGGTGCCATCGCCATCGCCATGATGCGCGGCCTGATCGAACAGTAG
- a CDS encoding NCS2 family permease — MLDRLFQLKAHNTNVRTEILAGVTTFLAMAYILFVNPSILGETGMDKGAIFVATCLAAAIGSTTMGLIANYPIALAPGMGLNAFFTYTVVLHMGHTWQVALGAVFLSAVMFFLLSIFRIREWIVNSIPLPLRSAIAAGIGLFLALIALHNAGIVVDNPATLVGLGDLKQPAPILATLGFFLIVGLESLKVRGAVLIGILAVTIASILMGVTPFGGVVSMPPSLAPTFLQLDIKGALDVGLVSVIFAFLFVDLFDNSGTLIGVAKRAGLMGKDGHMPKMGRALIADSTAAMAGSLLGTSTTTSYIESAAGVSAGGRTGLTAIVVAILFLLALFFAPLAGSVPAFATAPALLFVAVLMASGLAEINWDDVTEAAPVVVTALAMPLTYSIANGIAFGFISWTAVKLISGRHRDLNPALVILSILFVIKLGWFNA, encoded by the coding sequence ATGCTGGACAGGCTGTTTCAACTAAAAGCACACAACACCAACGTGCGCACCGAGATTCTTGCGGGCGTCACCACCTTCCTGGCCATGGCCTACATCCTGTTCGTCAACCCGAGCATCCTCGGCGAGACCGGCATGGACAAAGGCGCGATCTTCGTCGCCACCTGCCTGGCCGCCGCCATCGGCTCGACCACCATGGGCCTGATCGCCAACTACCCGATCGCCCTGGCGCCGGGCATGGGCCTGAACGCGTTCTTCACCTACACGGTGGTCCTGCACATGGGCCACACCTGGCAGGTGGCCCTGGGAGCGGTGTTCCTCTCGGCGGTGATGTTCTTCCTGCTGTCGATCTTCCGCATCCGCGAATGGATCGTGAACAGCATCCCGCTGCCGTTGCGTTCGGCGATTGCTGCAGGTATCGGCCTGTTCCTGGCGCTCATCGCCCTGCATAATGCCGGCATCGTCGTCGATAACCCGGCGACCCTGGTGGGCCTGGGCGACCTCAAGCAGCCAGCGCCGATCCTCGCCACCCTGGGCTTCTTCCTGATCGTCGGCCTCGAGTCGCTGAAGGTTCGTGGCGCGGTGCTGATCGGCATCCTGGCCGTTACCATCGCCTCGATCCTGATGGGTGTGACGCCATTCGGCGGCGTCGTGTCGATGCCCCCATCGCTGGCGCCGACCTTCCTCCAGCTGGACATCAAGGGCGCCCTCGACGTGGGCCTGGTCAGCGTGATCTTCGCCTTCCTGTTCGTCGACCTGTTCGACAACTCCGGCACCCTGATCGGCGTGGCCAAGCGCGCCGGCCTGATGGGCAAGGACGGCCACATGCCGAAAATGGGCCGTGCCCTGATCGCCGACAGCACCGCGGCCATGGCCGGCTCCCTGCTGGGCACCTCGACCACCACCAGCTACATCGAATCCGCTGCTGGCGTGAGCGCCGGGGGCCGTACCGGCCTGACCGCCATCGTGGTCGCCATCCTGTTCCTGCTGGCGCTGTTCTTCGCCCCGCTGGCCGGTAGCGTGCCGGCCTTTGCCACCGCCCCGGCACTGCTGTTCGTCGCCGTGCTGATGGCCTCGGGCCTGGCGGAAATCAACTGGGACGACGTCACCGAAGCCGCACCGGTGGTGGTGACCGCCCTGGCGATGCCGCTGACTTACTCGATCGCCAACGGCATCGCCTTCGGCTTCATCTCCTGGACCGCCGTCAAGCTGATCTCTGGCCGCCACCGCGACCTGAACCCGGCCCTGGTGATCCTTTCCATCCTGTTCGTCATCAAGCTGGGCTGGTTCAACGCATGA
- the trmA gene encoding tRNA (uridine(54)-C5)-methyltransferase TrmA, translated as MSAVFDPSAYDTQLEGKVARLRELLAPFGAPEPAVFDSPREHYRLRAEFRLWREDGQRHYAMFAPGDKHKAILIDDFPIASQRINELMPLLKAAWQASEELGNRLFQVEFLTTLAGDAMVTLCYHRPLDEAWEVAARQLAEDLGVSLIGRSKGKRLVIGRDYAVEKLDVAGRVFSYRQPEGAFTQPNGAVNQKMLSWAFEAIGEREDDLLELYCGNGNFTLPLATRVRQVLATEISKTSVNAALSNLDENAVDNVRLVRLSAEELTQALNEVRPFRRLEGIDLKSYEFGTVFVDPPRAGMDPDTCELTRRFERILYISCNPETLAANIAQLQDTHRIERCALFDQFPYTHHMESGVLLVRR; from the coding sequence ATGAGTGCTGTCTTCGATCCCTCCGCCTACGACACCCAGCTCGAGGGCAAAGTCGCCCGCCTGCGCGAGCTGCTGGCGCCCTTCGGCGCGCCGGAGCCGGCCGTTTTCGACTCGCCGCGCGAGCACTACCGCCTGCGCGCCGAGTTCCGCCTGTGGCGCGAAGATGGCCAGCGCCACTACGCGATGTTCGCCCCGGGCGACAAGCACAAGGCGATCCTGATCGACGATTTCCCCATCGCCAGTCAGCGCATCAATGAGCTGATGCCGCTCCTGAAGGCCGCCTGGCAGGCCAGCGAGGAACTGGGCAATCGTCTGTTCCAGGTGGAGTTCCTTACCACCCTCGCCGGCGATGCCATGGTCACCCTGTGCTACCACCGCCCGCTGGATGAAGCCTGGGAAGTGGCTGCCCGGCAGTTGGCCGAAGACCTCGGCGTGAGCCTGATCGGCCGTTCGAAGGGCAAGCGCCTGGTGATCGGCCGCGACTACGCGGTGGAAAAACTCGATGTGGCCGGCCGGGTATTCAGCTACCGCCAGCCGGAGGGCGCGTTCACCCAGCCCAACGGCGCGGTGAACCAGAAGATGCTGAGCTGGGCGTTCGAGGCCATCGGCGAGCGTGAGGACGACTTGCTGGAGCTGTATTGCGGCAATGGCAACTTCACCCTGCCGCTGGCCACCCGCGTGCGCCAGGTGCTGGCCACCGAGATCAGCAAGACCTCGGTCAATGCCGCGCTGAGCAACCTCGACGAGAACGCTGTGGATAACGTGCGATTGGTACGTTTGTCGGCAGAGGAATTGACCCAGGCACTGAATGAAGTGCGGCCATTCCGTCGTCTGGAAGGTATCGATCTGAAGAGTTATGAGTTCGGCACCGTGTTCGTCGACCCGCCACGGGCCGGCATGGACCCGGATACCTGCGAGCTGACTCGGCGTTTCGAGCGGATTCTGTACATCTCGTGCAATCCAGAGACGCTGGCGGCGAACATTGCCCAGTTGCAGGACACGCACCGCATCGAGCGTTGTGCGTTGTTCGACCAGTTCCCCTATACCCACCACATGGAAAGTGGCGTCCTGCTGGTTCGGCGCTGA